The following are encoded together in the Pseudoalteromonas piscicida genome:
- a CDS encoding YraN family protein, with protein sequence MFKGLFSNTRSKGEHFELIAEQFLVKQGLTPVTRNYLCKFGEIDLIMRESQTLVFIEVKYRDSRHFGGAINALSKTKLQRLKRSIYNYLAQQNLHNTQLRVDFVAIQGADPPEINWIRNIF encoded by the coding sequence ATGTTCAAAGGACTATTTAGCAACACACGGAGTAAGGGCGAGCATTTTGAGTTGATTGCGGAGCAATTCTTGGTAAAACAAGGATTAACCCCTGTCACCAGAAACTATCTCTGTAAATTCGGAGAGATAGACCTTATCATGCGAGAGTCGCAAACCTTAGTGTTTATTGAAGTAAAGTATCGTGATAGCCGACACTTTGGTGGCGCAATTAACGCGCTATCGAAAACTAAGCTTCAAAGATTAAAGCGTAGTATTTATAATTATTTAGCACAGCAAAATTTGCATAACACGCAACTTAGAGTCGACTTTGTTGCCATTCAAGGGGCCGACCCCCCTGAAATAAACTGGATTAGAAATATTTTTTAG
- the rsmI gene encoding 16S rRNA (cytidine(1402)-2'-O)-methyltransferase has translation MANLHNENKIGTLHIVATPIGNLDDISERALKVLSQVDLIAAEDTRHTGKLLSHFSIKAKTFALHDHNEKQKAQQILDWLNEGKDIALVSDAGTPLISDPGYAVVNLCREAGATVTPVPGACAAIAAVSCSGLPTDKFQFVGFSPAKSQARQQFFKDAVTSGITSILYESTHRIMASLEDMKVALGEAQKVVFAKELTKTYETFFSGTVTELIDFLTETPEKQKGELVLMLPGEQRDEQALTPEAKKLIELLEPEMPLKKACGVAAEYLGLKKNALYKAIIAEREA, from the coding sequence ATGGCTAATCTTCACAACGAAAACAAAATCGGCACCCTACATATTGTAGCGACACCAATAGGTAATTTAGATGACATCAGTGAACGTGCACTGAAAGTGTTAAGTCAGGTCGATTTAATCGCTGCAGAAGATACGCGCCACACTGGTAAATTATTGAGCCACTTTAGCATTAAAGCAAAAACTTTTGCACTGCATGATCACAATGAGAAACAAAAAGCGCAGCAAATTTTAGATTGGTTAAACGAAGGTAAAGACATCGCGTTAGTGTCTGATGCGGGGACGCCGCTTATCAGCGATCCAGGCTATGCCGTAGTCAACCTGTGTCGTGAAGCAGGTGCTACCGTCACTCCCGTTCCTGGTGCGTGTGCCGCTATTGCTGCGGTGAGCTGTTCAGGCTTACCAACAGATAAATTCCAATTCGTGGGATTTTCACCAGCAAAAAGCCAAGCGCGTCAGCAATTTTTTAAAGATGCAGTCACGTCCGGTATCACCAGTATCTTGTACGAAAGCACGCACCGCATTATGGCCAGCCTAGAGGATATGAAAGTCGCGTTAGGCGAGGCGCAGAAAGTGGTGTTTGCTAAAGAGCTAACCAAGACCTATGAAACCTTCTTTAGTGGCACGGTTACTGAGCTCATCGATTTTTTGACAGAAACGCCTGAAAAGCAAAAAGGTGAATTGGTGTTGATGCTACCCGGTGAGCAAAGAGATGAACAAGCATTAACGCCAGAAGCGAAAAAGCTCATTGAGTTACTAGAGCCAGAAATGCCATTGAAGAAAGCCTGCGGCGTGGCTGCTGAATATTTGGGGCTAAAAAAGAACGCCTTGTATAAGGCTATCATTGCCGAGCGAGAAGCGTAA
- a CDS encoding SIS domain-containing protein: MQESIKSIFTESIQAQIAAGEVLPKALETAAMTMAQSLINGNKIICCGAPSNHMLAHHFATILSNFYETERPCLPAIALTNEQYNLASPENGKARERFAKQIRAFAQQGDLLVAYAINGQEKAVIGAVEAALTRDMKVIALVGDDGGEITGLLGPQDVEIRIPSKRPSRIIESQLFNTHCLSELIDAILFPQDEV, translated from the coding sequence ATGCAAGAATCTATAAAATCTATATTTACAGAGTCAATTCAAGCGCAGATAGCGGCGGGCGAGGTATTGCCTAAAGCGCTAGAAACCGCAGCTATGACGATGGCTCAGAGTCTGATCAATGGCAATAAAATCATCTGCTGCGGGGCGCCAAGTAATCATATGTTGGCGCATCACTTCGCAACCATCTTAAGCAACTTTTACGAAACGGAACGCCCGTGTCTGCCAGCAATTGCACTGACGAATGAGCAATATAACTTGGCGTCGCCAGAAAATGGCAAAGCCAGAGAGCGTTTTGCCAAGCAAATACGTGCATTCGCGCAGCAAGGAGACTTGCTGGTAGCTTATGCCATTAACGGACAAGAAAAGGCGGTTATTGGCGCGGTAGAAGCTGCCCTTACTAGAGATATGAAAGTTATCGCGCTAGTTGGCGATGATGGTGGTGAAATAACCGGCTTGTTAGGCCCACAGGATGTAGAGATCCGGATCCCAAGTAAACGCCCAAGCCGAATAATCGAGTCACAACTATTCAATACCCACTGTTTAAGTGAGCTAATCGACGCAATTTTATTCCCTCAGGACGAAGTATGA